A window of Aliarcobacter trophiarum LMG 25534 contains these coding sequences:
- a CDS encoding MFS transporter, whose protein sequence is MNKNLLIIIYGLIVTMSVMYATQPLQPLLAQEFNITIIEASQFTAIILFFLAVAPIIYGYILEKVDAKKMLINASFILLITNIFLGLSKTYEFFLFFRFCEALVIPAILTSLMSILANIDKENVKFNMSIYVAGTVFGGLVGRIFSGFIATNLSYEYVFYSLSLAIFISIILIKKLEFDGEANIIKPKFSDVLNILKDRRFMVIYFVMFFVFFVFSGVLNVLPFRAKELEEGLSEFKIALLYVGYGMGVVVSLTSKRIVKFFQGEINTILFAVIFYIFTIAFLQIENILQLFMLLFLVCIGMFTTHTVSTQLANSMKASQKSLTSGMYLTFYYLGGASGSIVPSYIYKAFGWNIMLYVFIVLLLLVSFVVFFNRKLFKI, encoded by the coding sequence TTGAATAAAAATCTACTTATTATTATTTATGGCTTAATTGTTACAATGTCTGTAATGTATGCAACCCAGCCACTTCAACCACTTTTAGCACAAGAGTTTAATATTACAATTATTGAAGCATCTCAATTTACAGCAATTATTCTGTTTTTTTTGGCAGTTGCACCAATAATTTATGGCTATATTTTAGAAAAAGTAGATGCAAAAAAGATGTTAATAAATGCCTCATTTATTTTACTTATCACAAATATCTTTTTAGGATTATCAAAAACTTATGAGTTTTTTCTATTTTTTAGATTTTGTGAAGCTTTAGTAATTCCTGCTATTTTAACTTCCCTTATGAGTATTTTGGCAAATATTGATAAAGAAAATGTAAAGTTTAATATGTCTATTTATGTTGCTGGAACTGTTTTTGGTGGACTTGTTGGAAGGATTTTTTCAGGATTTATTGCTACAAATCTCTCTTATGAGTATGTTTTTTACTCTTTATCTCTTGCTATATTTATATCTATAATTTTAATTAAAAAACTAGAGTTTGATGGTGAAGCAAATATCATAAAACCAAAGTTTAGTGATGTTTTAAATATATTAAAAGATAGAAGATTTATGGTGATATATTTTGTAATGTTTTTTGTCTTTTTTGTCTTTTCAGGAGTTTTAAATGTTCTACCTTTTAGAGCAAAAGAGTTGGAAGAGGGATTATCTGAATTCAAGATAGCTTTACTTTATGTAGGATACGGAATGGGTGTTGTAGTCTCTCTAACTTCAAAAAGAATAGTAAAATTCTTTCAAGGTGAGATAAATACTATACTTTTTGCTGTGATTTTTTATATATTTACAATAGCTTTTTTACAAATAGAGAATATTTTGCAACTTTTTATGCTACTTTTTTTGGTTTGTATAGGAATGTTTACAACACATACAGTAAGCACTCAACTTGCAAACTCTATGAAAGCTTCACAAAAATCACTAACATCTGGAATGTACCTAACTTTTTACTATTTAGGAGGAGCAAGTGGTTCTATTGTTCCATCATATATCTATAAAGCTTTTGGTTGGAATATTATGCTTTATGTTTTTATAGTTTTACTTTTACTTGTCTCTTTTGTCGTTTTTTTTAATAGAAAGCTATTTAAAATATAA
- a CDS encoding triose-phosphate isomerase — protein sequence MPIIASNFKTNHTRASTKEYLEKVNNYLKTSQNSNSVFVFPTSTSIDNFSLEKNLEIGIQNAYFTNNGSFTGEIGLEQLEEFNIKTILIGHSERRHILGETGEEIAKKFEFYKNLGFTIIYCIGEPLEVKEAGLDKTLEYIFEQFIGIDTNYEKLILAYEPVWAIGTGKTATNSDIENIHKAIKEKIQKPLLYGGSVKVENVKDICKIANVDGALIGTASWKAEDFIKILENTKDLK from the coding sequence ATGCCAATAATTGCAAGTAATTTTAAAACAAATCACACAAGAGCAAGTACAAAAGAGTATTTAGAAAAAGTAAATAACTATTTAAAAACTAGCCAAAACTCAAACAGTGTATTTGTTTTTCCTACTTCAACTTCTATTGATAACTTCTCTTTAGAAAAAAACTTAGAAATAGGTATTCAAAATGCCTATTTTACTAATAATGGTTCTTTTACAGGAGAGATTGGCTTAGAGCAATTAGAAGAGTTTAATATTAAAACTATTTTAATAGGACATAGTGAAAGAAGACATATTTTAGGGGAAACTGGAGAAGAAATTGCAAAAAAGTTTGAGTTTTATAAAAATTTAGGCTTTACTATTATCTATTGTATTGGTGAGCCTTTGGAAGTAAAAGAAGCTGGGCTTGATAAAACCTTAGAATATATTTTTGAACAATTTATAGGTATTGATACTAATTATGAGAAGCTAATTTTAGCCTATGAACCAGTTTGGGCAATTGGTACTGGAAAAACAGCAACAAATAGTGATATAGAAAATATTCATAAAGCGATCAAAGAAAAGATACAAAAACCACTTCTTTATGGTGGAAGTGTAAAAGTAGAAAATGTAAAAGATATTTGTAAAATTGCAAATGTTGATGGTGCATTAATAGGAACTGCTTCTTGGAAGGCAGAAGATTTTATAAAAATTTTAGAAAATACGAAGGATTTAAAATGA
- a CDS encoding phosphoglycerate kinase produces the protein MTLQEMKNINIASKKVFIRCDFNVPVDEYNNITDDRRIRSALNTIRYCIDNDCSVIIASHFGRPKGGFEEKYSLAPIAKRLHILLKQEIKLAPNVVCSETLKMAKELKAGEIMLLENMRFEAGETKNDEELSKKLASMAEVYINDAFGVSHRAHSSVEGMAKYFDLEHKAAGFLLAKEIKFFHHIVENPKRPFVSIVGGSKVSGKLEALYNLVPKVDKIVIGGGMAFTFLKALGYEIGKSLVEEDLISEALKIMELAKKEDTKLYLPVDIVVAEAFDAEAIAKIVPVQEIPRNWIGLDIGPATALLFSEVLSDANTILWNGPMGVYEMEKFAKGSTKISHAVASSYATTVVGGGDTADLVRITGDEADMTFISTGGGASLELIEGKILPGVKALVIDGEK, from the coding sequence ATGACTTTACAAGAGATGAAAAACATAAATATTGCTAGTAAAAAAGTTTTTATTAGATGTGATTTTAATGTTCCTGTTGATGAGTACAACAATATAACAGATGATAGAAGAATTAGAAGTGCTTTAAATACTATAAGATACTGTATTGACAATGACTGTTCAGTTATAATAGCAAGTCATTTTGGAAGACCAAAGGGTGGCTTTGAAGAAAAATACTCTTTAGCTCCAATTGCAAAAAGATTACATATTTTATTGAAACAAGAGATAAAACTAGCTCCAAATGTAGTTTGTAGTGAGACTTTAAAAATGGCAAAAGAGCTAAAAGCTGGAGAAATTATGCTTTTAGAGAATATGAGATTTGAAGCTGGTGAAACAAAAAATGATGAAGAGCTAAGTAAAAAATTAGCTTCTATGGCAGAAGTCTATATAAATGATGCTTTTGGGGTTTCTCATAGAGCACACTCATCAGTTGAAGGAATGGCAAAATATTTTGATTTAGAACATAAAGCTGCTGGTTTTTTACTAGCAAAAGAGATTAAATTTTTTCACCATATTGTTGAAAATCCAAAAAGACCTTTTGTATCAATTGTTGGTGGTTCAAAAGTTTCTGGAAAACTTGAAGCCTTATATAATCTTGTTCCAAAGGTTGATAAGATTGTAATTGGTGGTGGTATGGCATTTACATTTCTAAAAGCTTTGGGTTATGAGATTGGAAAATCATTAGTTGAAGAGGATTTAATCTCTGAAGCTCTAAAAATTATGGAATTAGCAAAAAAAGAGGATACAAAACTATACTTACCAGTAGATATTGTAGTAGCTGAAGCTTTTGATGCTGAAGCAATTGCAAAAATAGTTCCTGTACAAGAGATACCAAGAAACTGGATCGGTCTTGATATAGGCCCTGCAACAGCTCTTCTTTTTAGTGAAGTTTTAAGCGATGCAAATACAATTTTATGGAATGGACCTATGGGTGTTTATGAGATGGAGAAATTTGCAAAAGGTAGTACAAAAATCTCACATGCTGTTGCTAGTTCATATGCTACAACTGTTGTTGGAGGTGGAGATACAGCTGATTTAGTGAGAATAACTGGGGATGAAGCTGATATGACATTTATAAGTACAGGTGGAGGAGCTTCACTAGAGCTTATAGAGGGGAAAATTTTACCAGGAGTTAAAGCTCTTGTAATTGATGGTGAAAAATAA
- the fabI gene encoding enoyl-ACP reductase FabI, whose product MIMKGKKGVILGVANDKSIAYGIAKACAAQGATIAFTYLNDALKKRVEPIALEFGSQNLVYPCDVSNPQEIKDLKVSLEKDLGEIDFIVHSIAFAPKEGLTGRFHNISKEAFDIAMDISVFSLIEITKELKPLLSNNSSILTLTYYGGEKYIPNYNLMGVAKAALDMTTKYLAEDLGKDGIRVNAISAGPIKTLAAAGIGDFRFMLKWNEAHSPLKKNVTIEEVGNSGMYLLSDLSSAVTGEIHHVDSGFNIMGMPAVDFSGEKPRIAWNGEK is encoded by the coding sequence ATGATAATGAAAGGTAAAAAAGGGGTTATCTTAGGTGTAGCAAATGATAAATCTATTGCTTATGGAATTGCAAAAGCATGTGCAGCGCAAGGTGCAACAATTGCATTTACTTATCTAAATGATGCTCTTAAAAAAAGAGTTGAACCAATAGCGCTTGAGTTTGGAAGCCAAAATCTGGTTTATCCATGTGATGTTTCAAATCCACAAGAGATAAAAGATTTAAAAGTTTCATTAGAAAAAGATTTAGGAGAGATTGATTTTATCGTTCACTCTATTGCGTTTGCACCAAAAGAAGGTCTTACTGGAAGATTTCATAATATATCAAAAGAGGCATTTGATATTGCTATGGATATATCTGTATTTTCTTTAATAGAGATAACAAAAGAGCTAAAACCACTTTTAAGTAACAACTCTTCAATTTTAACTTTAACATATTATGGTGGAGAGAAATATATTCCAAACTACAATCTTATGGGAGTTGCAAAAGCAGCTTTAGATATGACAACTAAATATTTAGCTGAAGATTTAGGGAAAGATGGTATTAGAGTAAATGCTATTAGTGCTGGACCTATTAAAACTTTAGCAGCAGCAGGAATTGGAGATTTCAGATTTATGTTAAAATGGAATGAAGCTCACTCTCCACTTAAAAAGAATGTAACTATAGAAGAAGTTGGAAATTCTGGAATGTATTTATTAAGTGATTTAAGTAGTGCAGTAACTGGTGAAATTCACCATGTAGATAGTGGATTTAATATAATGGGAATGCCAGCAGTAGATTTTTCAGGTGAAAAACCTCGAATTGCTTGGAATGGTGAAAAATAG
- the dxs gene encoding 1-deoxy-D-xylulose-5-phosphate synthase — protein MQVKEKSLKELNELSNKIRERIIDVVSRKGGHFSSTLGAVELTIAMHYVFDIEKDPFIFDVSHQCYAHKLLTNRWEEFETIRQFGGLSGFTKPNEHKADYFVAGHSSTSISLAVGAAKAAKLKKENRIPVVMIGDGSMSAGMIYEALNELGDLKLPVVIILNDNEMSIAKPIGAISKYLSKLLAGKFYQSFKTSVDKFIRNNMPEGTTYLAKRVENSFKLITPGILFEEMGIDYIGPIDGHDIEEIIEVLQIAKSMNKPVIVHAKTVKGKGYKIAEGQHEQWHGVGPFNIEDGEFIKKNTKKSATEVYSYALLNLAKKYENVVGVTAAMPSGTGIDRLIKEFPNRFWDVAIAEQHAVTSMAAMAKEGFKPFITIYSTFLQRGFDQIIHDVCIMNLPVVFAMDRAGIVGNDGETHQGVFDINFLRFIPNMILFAPRDNFTLEFALEFAYTLSSPCAIRYPRGSFKELEYKANEFSLGKAELLKEGTSNKLFIGYGAGVSKAIEVEKLHNEDIAILDLRFVKPLDSDTLINLSKKYNSWYIFSDSIKQGGVASAILELLSEKNITNIYLKSFEYEDSFIDHGDTVQVEELLQLLPSQLVKLIDK, from the coding sequence ATGCAAGTAAAAGAGAAATCACTAAAAGAGTTAAATGAGCTTTCAAATAAAATTAGAGAGCGGATTATAGATGTAGTTTCAAGGAAAGGTGGGCACTTTTCTTCAACTTTAGGTGCCGTTGAACTTACTATTGCTATGCACTATGTTTTTGATATAGAAAAAGATCCATTTATCTTTGATGTTTCTCATCAGTGCTATGCACACAAACTTCTAACTAATAGATGGGAAGAGTTTGAAACTATTAGACAATTTGGTGGTTTAAGTGGTTTTACAAAACCAAATGAACACAAAGCTGATTATTTTGTAGCTGGTCATAGTTCAACATCAATCTCTTTAGCCGTTGGAGCTGCTAAAGCTGCTAAGTTAAAAAAGGAGAATAGAATTCCAGTTGTAATGATTGGAGATGGTTCTATGAGTGCTGGAATGATTTATGAAGCACTAAATGAGTTAGGAGATTTAAAACTTCCTGTTGTAATAATCTTAAATGATAATGAAATGAGCATTGCAAAACCAATAGGTGCAATTTCAAAATATCTATCAAAACTTCTAGCTGGAAAATTTTATCAAAGTTTCAAAACAAGTGTTGATAAATTTATAAGAAATAATATGCCAGAAGGTACTACATATTTAGCAAAAAGAGTTGAAAACTCTTTTAAACTAATCACTCCTGGTATTTTGTTTGAAGAGATGGGAATAGACTATATTGGTCCTATTGATGGTCATGATATTGAAGAGATTATTGAAGTTTTACAAATTGCAAAATCTATGAACAAGCCAGTAATTGTTCACGCAAAAACTGTAAAAGGAAAAGGTTACAAAATAGCAGAAGGGCAACACGAACAATGGCATGGGGTTGGTCCTTTTAATATTGAAGATGGTGAGTTCATCAAAAAAAATACAAAAAAAAGTGCTACTGAAGTTTATAGTTATGCCCTTTTAAATCTTGCAAAAAAATATGAGAATGTAGTTGGGGTAACTGCTGCTATGCCAAGTGGTACTGGAATTGATAGATTAATAAAAGAGTTCCCAAATAGATTTTGGGATGTTGCAATAGCAGAGCAACATGCAGTTACAAGTATGGCTGCAATGGCAAAAGAGGGATTTAAACCATTTATTACAATCTACTCCACTTTTTTACAAAGAGGTTTTGACCAAATAATCCATGATGTGTGTATTATGAACTTACCTGTTGTTTTTGCTATGGATAGAGCTGGAATTGTAGGAAATGATGGTGAAACTCACCAAGGGGTCTTTGATATAAATTTCTTAAGATTTATTCCTAATATGATTTTATTTGCCCCTAGAGATAATTTCACTTTAGAGTTTGCTTTAGAGTTTGCTTATACTCTAAGTAGCCCTTGTGCTATTAGATACCCAAGAGGCTCTTTTAAAGAGTTAGAGTACAAAGCAAATGAGTTCTCTTTAGGAAAAGCTGAGTTATTAAAAGAGGGAACTAGTAATAAACTATTTATTGGTTATGGTGCAGGAGTTAGCAAAGCAATAGAGGTAGAGAAGCTTCATAATGAAGATATAGCAATACTTGATTTAAGATTTGTAAAACCTCTTGATAGTGATACTTTAATCAATTTATCAAAAAAATATAACTCTTGGTATATTTTTAGTGACTCAATAAAACAAGGAGGAGTTGCAAGTGCTATTTTGGAACTCTTAAGTGAGAAAAATATTACAAATATTTATTTAAAATCTTTTGAATATGAAGACTCTTTTATTGATCATGGTGATACAGTACAAGTTGAAGAACTACTACAACTTTTACCATCTCAATTAGTGAAACTTATTGATAAATAG
- the hisC gene encoding histidinol-phosphate transaminase — protein sequence MKFNKVLKNLSTYEAGKPIELVVREYGINPKEVVKLASNENPYGTSPKVVTKIKSLVKNMYLYPDDSMFELKEALASKFELNSKNVIIGSGSDQILEFAIHAKCKKGSKVLMAKTTFAMYEIYAKQVDAQIVKTKSSQHNLKEFSKLYKKHGADIIFLCIPNNPLGECLDKDEVYEFLKTIDKNTLVVVDGAYQEYASFKDEKKKICPKELINTFPNAIYLGTFSKAYALGGMRVGYGFAQEEIISTFYKIRAPFNITTLSLAAAIEALKDEEFVQACIEKNFIEMKKYEEYCQNRGFEFIPSYTNFITILLKNFISKEVSQKLLEKGMIIRDLTGYGLNAIRVTIGTEEQNIKLFTLLDEVLEELK from the coding sequence ATGAAATTTAACAAAGTATTAAAAAACCTATCAACTTATGAGGCTGGAAAACCAATAGAGTTAGTTGTAAGGGAGTATGGAATAAATCCAAAAGAGGTTGTAAAACTTGCTTCAAATGAGAACCCTTATGGTACGAGTCCAAAAGTTGTTACTAAAATAAAAAGTTTAGTAAAAAATATGTACTTATACCCTGATGACTCTATGTTTGAACTAAAAGAGGCTTTGGCTTCTAAGTTTGAACTAAATAGTAAAAATGTGATTATTGGTTCTGGAAGTGACCAAATTTTAGAGTTTGCAATTCATGCAAAATGTAAAAAAGGTTCAAAAGTTCTGATGGCAAAAACAACATTTGCTATGTATGAGATTTATGCTAAACAAGTTGATGCCCAAATTGTTAAGACAAAATCATCTCAGCACAACTTAAAAGAGTTTAGTAAACTTTATAAAAAACATGGAGCTGATATTATCTTCTTATGTATTCCAAATAATCCTTTAGGGGAGTGTTTAGATAAAGATGAAGTTTATGAGTTTTTAAAAACTATTGATAAAAATACTCTAGTTGTAGTTGATGGAGCATATCAAGAGTATGCTTCTTTTAAAGATGAAAAAAAGAAAATTTGCCCAAAAGAGTTAATAAATACTTTTCCAAATGCTATATATTTAGGTACTTTCTCAAAGGCCTATGCACTAGGAGGAATGAGAGTTGGTTATGGTTTTGCACAAGAAGAAATTATATCAACCTTTTATAAGATAAGAGCTCCTTTTAATATAACAACTCTAAGCCTAGCTGCTGCTATTGAAGCTTTAAAAGATGAAGAGTTTGTACAAGCTTGTATAGAGAAAAACTTTATTGAGATGAAAAAGTATGAAGAGTATTGTCAAAATCGTGGATTTGAGTTTATTCCATCTTATACAAACTTTATTACAATCTTATTAAAAAATTTCATATCAAAAGAGGTATCTCAAAAACTTTTAGAAAAAGGGATGATTATAAGAGATTTAACAGGTTATGGATTAAATGCTATTAGAGTTACAATTGGTACAGAAGAACAGAATATAAAGCTATTTACACTTTTAGATGAAGTTTTAGAAGAGTTAAAATAG
- a CDS encoding cytochrome-c peroxidase yields MKLKISLALLLGAGSLFANQTLITKAKNAGLEAIPSNKSALMKLIDDPKDPITDAKVDLGKKLYFDPRLSKSNLISCNTCHNLGLGGADGIPVAIGHGWTANPHHLNSPTVYNSVFFKAQFWDGRSPHLQDQAAGPIQAAPEMAAPPELVVERINSIPAYVEEFKKAYGKDVKVDFDKITSAIATFERVLVTPSRFDKFLEGDTKALTKDEQEGLQTFLNKGCTACHTGVALGGTMQPFQVANQYKFINVGDFKGDENGMVKTPSLRNISETAPYFHNGQIWSLAEAVKEMGSVQLGIDISDSDATKIVTFLKALKGTKPAITYPQLPEVTSSTPKPSFN; encoded by the coding sequence ATGAAACTAAAAATTTCTTTAGCACTACTTTTAGGTGCAGGTTCGCTTTTTGCAAATCAAACTTTGATTACAAAAGCAAAAAATGCAGGTTTGGAAGCTATTCCATCAAATAAATCAGCTTTAATGAAACTAATTGATGACCCAAAGGATCCAATTACAGATGCAAAAGTTGATTTAGGAAAAAAACTATATTTTGACCCACGACTTTCAAAAAGTAATCTAATATCTTGTAACACTTGTCATAACCTAGGTTTAGGTGGTGCAGATGGTATTCCTGTAGCTATTGGTCATGGATGGACTGCAAATCCACATCACTTAAACTCTCCAACAGTTTATAACTCAGTATTTTTTAAAGCACAATTTTGGGATGGAAGAAGCCCTCATCTACAAGACCAAGCAGCAGGTCCAATTCAAGCAGCTCCAGAGATGGCAGCACCACCTGAACTTGTTGTAGAAAGAATTAACTCAATTCCAGCTTATGTAGAAGAGTTCAAAAAAGCTTATGGAAAAGATGTAAAAGTTGATTTTGATAAAATAACTAGTGCAATTGCAACTTTTGAGAGAGTTTTAGTTACTCCATCAAGATTTGATAAATTCCTAGAAGGTGATACAAAAGCTTTAACAAAAGATGAGCAAGAGGGGCTTCAAACATTCTTAAATAAAGGTTGTACAGCATGTCATACAGGAGTTGCTCTTGGTGGAACAATGCAACCATTTCAAGTTGCTAACCAATATAAATTTATAAATGTTGGTGACTTCAAAGGTGATGAAAATGGTATGGTAAAAACTCCTAGTTTAAGAAATATTAGTGAAACAGCTCCATATTTCCACAACGGACAAATTTGGTCACTAGCAGAAGCAGTAAAAGAGATGGGTTCTGTGCAGTTAGGAATTGATATATCAGATAGTGATGCAACTAAAATTGTAACATTTTTAAAAGCATTAAAAGGTACTAAACCAGCTATTACTTATCCTCAACTTCCAGAAGTAACAAGCTCTACTCCAAAACCATCATTTAATTAA
- the lysA gene encoding diaminopimelate decarboxylase: protein MNIDFKKLADKYQTPFYLYDFDHITAQYTELKESFRARKSLIAYAVKANSNLSVIKHLSNLGAGADCVSIGEVKRALKAGVPTYKIIFSGVGKSDEEIKEALILDILLINVESSAELDRVEELAKSLNKVARISIRVNPNIDPKTHPYISTGLHENKFGVDIDTAKRMYIKCKNSEHLEPTGIHCHIGSQLTQLEPIRESINIVANLVRNLKAIKIELSFMDVGGGLGIVYKDETLINTYDYAQTILDSLFGLDLTIICEPGRFIVGNSGIFVTKVLYEKINGNKRFVIVDGAMNDLIRPALYDAYHRVEVLNNNKNLSDCNLVGPVCESGDFFAKNIDLPETQSGDLITIYSAGAYGFTMSSNYNTRARVAEIAIENGNDRLIRKRESFEDLIANEIEFL from the coding sequence ATGAATATAGATTTTAAAAAACTAGCAGACAAATACCAAACACCGTTTTATCTTTATGATTTTGACCATATAACAGCACAATATACTGAGCTAAAAGAGTCATTTAGAGCAAGAAAATCATTAATAGCATATGCTGTTAAAGCAAACTCAAACTTAAGTGTAATAAAGCATTTGTCAAATTTAGGAGCTGGGGCTGATTGTGTAAGTATTGGAGAGGTAAAAAGAGCTTTAAAAGCTGGTGTTCCAACATATAAGATAATCTTTTCAGGTGTTGGAAAAAGTGATGAAGAGATAAAAGAGGCACTAATTCTTGATATTTTACTTATAAATGTGGAAAGTAGTGCAGAACTTGATAGAGTTGAAGAGTTGGCAAAAAGTTTAAACAAAGTTGCAAGAATTTCTATTCGAGTAAACCCAAATATAGATCCAAAAACTCACCCTTATATTTCAACTGGACTTCATGAAAATAAGTTTGGAGTAGATATTGATACAGCAAAAAGAATGTATATAAAGTGTAAAAACAGTGAACATTTAGAGCCAACTGGAATACATTGTCATATAGGTTCACAACTAACACAACTTGAACCTATAAGAGAGTCAATAAATATTGTTGCAAATTTAGTTAGAAATCTAAAAGCAATAAAAATTGAGTTGTCTTTTATGGATGTTGGTGGAGGTTTAGGAATTGTTTATAAAGATGAAACCCTAATCAACACTTATGATTATGCACAAACTATATTAGACTCACTTTTTGGACTTGATTTAACAATAATTTGTGAACCAGGAAGATTTATAGTTGGAAATAGTGGTATTTTTGTTACAAAAGTTTTATATGAAAAAATCAATGGAAACAAAAGATTTGTAATTGTTGATGGAGCTATGAATGATTTAATAAGACCTGCTTTGTATGATGCTTATCATAGAGTTGAAGTTTTAAATAATAATAAAAATTTAAGTGATTGTAACCTTGTTGGACCAGTTTGTGAAAGTGGAGATTTTTTTGCAAAAAACATAGACCTTCCAGAGACACAAAGTGGTGATTTAATAACAATTTATAGTGCTGGAGCTTATGGTTTTACAATGAGTAGTAACTATAATACTAGAGCTAGAGTAGCTGAAATTGCAATTGAAAATGGGAATGATAGATTAATTAGAAAAAGAGAGAGCTTTGAAGATTTAATTGCAAATGAAATAGAGTTTTTATAA
- the pheA gene encoding chorismate mutase, translating into MANEEALIEIRKGLDSIDNKLLDLLDERMKLVHKVGKIKAQSGGAIYRPEREKSIIDRLDNINQKNGGLLNRSAIEALFLEIFAISRNLELPENIGYLGPKGSFTHQAAESRFGAMSSYVSISSIKGIFKELESKKIKFGVVPIENSSNGIVNDTINGFTNFNSKIVAEVILNIHHTLATTCDKIEDIKKIYSKDIAFDQCRKFLNNFGLDEVELIPVESTTKAAKLAANEPNSAAICAHVAAKLYNLPILFENIEDKDNNKTRFFILSDFENSSSGNDKTSILVKFPDEQGVLVKFLNDFNNANINLTKIKSHIVEGDSIFFIDFDGHKDDENVKRVLEKHQSSIKVLGSYVKEIKDI; encoded by the coding sequence ATGGCAAATGAAGAGGCATTAATAGAGATAAGAAAAGGGCTAGATAGCATAGATAATAAACTTTTAGATCTTTTAGATGAGAGAATGAAACTAGTTCATAAAGTAGGAAAAATTAAAGCTCAAAGTGGTGGTGCTATTTATAGACCTGAAAGAGAAAAATCTATTATTGATAGACTTGATAATATAAATCAAAAAAATGGTGGACTTTTAAATAGAAGTGCTATAGAGGCACTTTTTTTAGAGATTTTTGCAATATCAAGAAACCTTGAGTTACCTGAAAATATAGGATACCTAGGACCAAAAGGAAGCTTTACTCACCAAGCAGCAGAGAGCAGATTTGGAGCTATGAGTTCTTATGTCTCTATCTCTTCAATTAAAGGAATATTTAAAGAATTAGAGTCAAAAAAGATAAAATTTGGTGTAGTTCCAATAGAAAATTCATCAAACGGAATAGTAAACGATACTATAAATGGCTTTACTAATTTTAACTCAAAAATAGTAGCTGAAGTTATTTTAAATATTCATCATACACTAGCAACAACTTGTGATAAAATAGAAGATATAAAAAAGATATATTCAAAAGATATAGCTTTTGATCAATGTAGAAAATTTTTAAATAATTTTGGATTAGATGAAGTTGAATTAATCCCTGTTGAATCAACTACGAAAGCGGCAAAACTAGCAGCAAATGAACCAAATAGTGCAGCAATTTGTGCTCATGTGGCTGCAAAACTCTACAATCTTCCAATTTTATTTGAGAATATAGAAGATAAAGATAATAATAAAACTAGATTTTTTATCTTAAGTGATTTTGAAAACTCTTCTAGTGGAAATGATAAAACCTCTATTTTAGTGAAATTTCCAGATGAACAAGGAGTTTTAGTAAAATTCTTAAATGATTTTAATAATGCAAATATAAATCTTACAAAGATAAAATCTCATATAGTTGAAGGAGACTCTATATTTTTTATAGATTTTGATGGTCATAAAGATGATGAGAATGTAAAAAGAGTTTTAGAAAAACATCAAAGTAGTATAAAAGTTTTAGGCTCTTATGTAAAAGAGATAAAAGATATATAA